In Corticium candelabrum chromosome 1, ooCorCand1.1, whole genome shotgun sequence, the genomic stretch TATGCCCTTTTGAGCACTCCACTTTTACTACTAACATTGTTCCACTTGTTGattctgattggctgactACAGAAGAGCCACATGTTGGGCAGAATCGGAACAGTTCACTcaaggaatttttgaaaacaATGAATTTTTGGTCCTCTTGACCACCCATTTCGGTATCCGAATCTTGTGAAGTACAAGATGTGTCAAAGACGCAGTATTTCtctgtttcactgtctgtaTTAGGAGAATGTGCCTCTTCATCAGACTCTGTGGACTGACAACTGTCAGTTACTGGTGTTACTAACCATGGGGCAATTTGTGGTGGCTGAAGTTGACTAGAATGCATGTCCTCGGGAATTGGTGAAGATTCTCTCACACAGTATGAATGTTCCTTTGTTTCAGCCAGGTCTCTAAGATCATATTGCGCTGAAGCATCACAAAATTCACGTGCTTTGGTTCCAGGagaattgttttctttgttgattTCTTGGTGGTGCTCATAATCATCATCAGAGTCAGACACTCTAGCAACCTTAGCATGTTGTTTCATTACTTCAGTAAGGGCCTACATCAACAGGGTCTGCTCTAAGTGACAGGTTGATTGAAACAGACAGTAAATAGTAACCTGATTGTGTCTTCGTTTCTGTCCTGTTGATCATTGTTTTCATTTGGAGGTGAAAGTGAAATTGTTGGGACAGCATCTGGCTTGAGGTGAATTCGTGGTTTTGTTCCCAGTAATTCTGCTTGCAAATCTCGTTGAAAACAGTCCGGTTCGAAGTGTTCACTGCAGACCAAGCTACTACGTCTAACAGGAGGATTCTGTAATCGAAGCTTTGTCAGCCAGTTTCAGCAGAGGCTTGTTCCTAAGAGGTAAGTGATGAAAGCGCACACCATGTTTGCGATCTCCGTCCTTGTTGTTGCAACCGAACGCAATACAGTAAACCATTCTTTGTAATATAATGGACAACTCACAAGTCAACGGCAGTAGATTAGCTGCAATATTACTTCTACGTAGTAAAATTATAGTCTCTACTCGCACATTACAACATGCCCTATTCAGTCAGCGTGACCGTATCAGGTCGTTTTCAGTCACGGCATTTGTTCCGCCTAGTCAACCTTGTACACGTATGGCCTGAGGTAATAGTAAATAACATTACCACGCATCGTAGACGGCTCACACCCAAGGACGTTCTTAGTGAGCATCCAAGATACTGTGTTATTAGATGCTACATcctttcaaattctgactgaccCTCGATATATCCTCGCTACACAGAGCAACATACGCGAGTAAGATATTGCTACGTCATCatttcaaaatggcgactgCCATAAGGTTACGCCCCCAATGTTcgaagctcaatttctccgttcagaaagagttgtattaagaaagaaaggtaccaATAGAGTCAGGGCACTTAGTACTATCATGAGAACGTTGCTGGTAATTTCgtgggagttcccctttagAAATGTcgagtagaaagaaacacacaaTTTGTTCAAAACAACTTTAGTGAGTGAGTAACACTCTTACCATTGCTCTGTCGTTGATACGTAGACGCTCTTATGTTCCTTGCGGATTCTCTGCCGTACAACGCACTCCTGCCTCTCGCTGTCGTCGCCACACTTCAGACTATCCTGAACGGGCCTCACTTCACCTCGAACGGCCGCAAACGGGATGGTCCCCTCGCGGTACATTCCCAATTTCTTCTGCAGCCTCGCGTCTGGCGTGAAGCGCGGAACTTCCTGCAAACAGCAAGTCGACACACATCAGGGCGGCGGAAGCTGACGGTGGGTCGATCACCagactgtactgtacctccAGTGCGTCCGCCGTGTCTGCAAACGAACGGTAGGCGACATAACTCACGAGGCCGACGGCTGCGGCACTTCCGCCGACAATCCACTCCCAAACCATACGAAACGCCCGCAATTCGGTACACTCCTGTGCGCAGGCGTTCTCCCGTACACTTGTGCCGACTTCCAGTGGCACAGCTACCGTTTTAGGGAAGTGGTCACGTGAATGAGCATGCGTACACCGTCGTTCGCTCggcatttgtatttgtgtctcTCCTCTTCTTTTCATTCGCGTCGTCGTCTCTGCAGTGGGCAGGAGGGCGAGATTCTGACCGTTTGGTGGCTCGTCTGTCGTTCTCTCTCTTCGTAGCGTTGGTGGCAGTTTGAGGGCGGAGATTTTGAGACGTCGAGAGGTGTTCAGCGCTAGACAACACACTCGAAAATGCCCAAACAGCTAGACGTGCGTGTGACGACGATGGACGCCGAGCTCGAGTTCTCTATAGACGTACGTTGCGTACTTCCACTTCCATTCTGGCTTCTTGTTTGATTAAAGATATTAGATTTGGTTCACATGTTCTTCATTGGCCTCTTTCTAGTCGAAGGCTCCAGGCAAGACGTTGTTTGACATGGTGACCAAGACAATCGGTTTGCGAGAGGCCTGGTTTTTTGGTTTATACTACAAAGACGTGAAGGGCATTGATGCCTGGCTACGATTTGACAAGAAGGTGAGCATGTTTGCTGTTGGAATGACTTCATAGTATCTACTAAaataattgctgtttttcGAAAATTGTTTTTGGCTCTTCTTTGGGTGGATAACTAGTAATGAGTGTTTTACATGTTGGTTGCATTTATAGGTTGTTTATTATATATAGGTTGTCTAGGGGATGCTATCAGTAATCTATTGCTAGATTTGTATGCCAACAAcctcttctttctttctcttctttctaTATCTTTCTTTCTATTATTGCTAATAGAATGGCTTAGAGGCAGGAAAATCAGTATGTAACTCAAGATTAATGTTATGGAATTTTTTATCTGGCAGTGGAGAGCTCAAACTAGGTGCCAGACAGTGGACAACGTCGTTGTATTGGTAGtgatgcttgtctgtctggaCATTCTAGTAAATTGTTGGATGAATTTGTCTGACACATTTGTTCGACAAAGTTGTCTGACAAATGTTGTCCAACAAATATTGTCCCGACAAATGTTGTCCGACCGAGTTGGTTTTGGACTAGAAACTGGAGCGGATCGACTTTACAAGGGACCCACTTGCACCAGTCGATCACAATTAACATTGACCGCTTCCATGCACACTGCTCAACATGGCACTTCTCGTCTCCTTGTCGAGGCTGAAAAGCGGCAAGCGGTAAACACCCTAGTAGGTGTTGAAATGAAACCGACAGCCCATGCTAATTTGTTTAGGGACTTTTCCAGTTTGACAGGTATTTACCTCACTCTACCTCAAACCAAATGGTGTACCTGCCAGATAATAAGCAAGGGCTTATAGCACAGATACAATGTGGCATATTTGTACATGATCGTAAATATAAGTAATGAGAAGCCACAGCGTATAGAGAGTGTTAAGGAGTGAGCcaggtttgttgtttttgtggtTATACTTCTAACCAGCTGATGGAAGCAACGCAAATGTCATTGCCTGTCTATTCTCTGTCTCTCAATTGTTAGTTTCTGAATTTGAAATGGCCGCTTGATTATTcaactgtatgtatgtgtgcatttTGGAGTCTTAATTAAACGGCTGCAGGGATTTCTCACCTGTTCATTTACTAAGCACATGTTCTCATATTACATTTCTTTAGTCAGCTAGACAATTGTTTGCTTATTAGAAAGGTGTACAGTGAGACTGCCAGACTGCTGTGATTGCTTGCATACTACTTGTAGTAGAGTGTTACAGACACAGGCAGATGTCCACTTCAAGTGTGGAACTTTGACTTCAAGCTTTTTACTTAACATTTGCCACTTTGATCCCTAAATGTGGATGAGATTGCAGTTGATGAAGTACCATTTGGATACATCTCTCTGACTGCATGTAGTGTGTGATGATAACTGCCTGTTTAGATTACTAATATCTTGCATTTGGTGGTGAACGTAGTAGTCATGGAATATTGAGAAATTTGACAATGAAAGAGATGGATGAAGCACAGTATTATCAGTTTATCGACCAGATTACAGGGGGCAACAACAGGGACCCGTTTTCGCAGTCAGGCAACTCCTTGCTGTATAGGCTTTAGAGAAAGAGGCCATGCCGCAGTAGATTCTTGTTAAACCTTAGACAAGCCTTCAGATAGAGTAATTGTATAAGTCATTTCCCTCAAGGCACCTGTTTGGATAGGTGCTTTTTCGATCGTTTATTTGGTAAGCTATGTGTCTGAGGCAAGGTCTGGACGTCCGAGGCTACGCATTTTGTAATCCAAACAGTGCTTGGCAGGGGGCTGTTTGGATTAGttgttctactgtactgtcgTATTTTGCCAAGGTGCTAAGTAGTCTCGTGTGGCCAGATGTTCAGCATACGTCGAACAAGAGGATAGCAGTCTGACTACACAAAGACCGAGAGCTACCAACTTTGTTAGTGTGGGTGTAACCAACAAATGCGGCAATTATTCTCTTTCAACTGGCGATCATTCCTCCCAACTGCCATAGACCCTCCCAACTTGCAAAATTCAGCCATGGCTGGCTCTAGTGAGAACATTCTGTATTAATGTGCAAAATATGTTTTACCACTTGTAAAGCAGGTTCATGTGCATTCGTAGCTGCTcataatacatgtacatgtatgttaaGTGTGGAAGGCATAACGACACTGTGTTTTGTTTAGGTTGCTGATCAGGACCTACCAAAGGAGAATCCGCTGAACCTTTACTTTAAAGTGAAGTTCTATCCAGAGGATGTGTCTGAAGAGCTTGTTCAAGAGATCACACAGCACTTGTTCTTCTTGCAAGTGAAACAGCAAATTCTAGACATGGAGATTTATTGTCCACCCGAGGCGTCAGTGCTATTGGCATCCTATGCAGTACAAGCTAAGTTTGGGGATTATGACGAGTCTGTTTATAAGCCTGGTTTTCTTGCTGAAGAAAGATTACTACCTCAAAGGGTAATATTCGCAGCTAGTTGTATGGTGTTAATTAAACGTTGTGTAGCTATTGATGGCACAAGCTTGATATCAAAGCATTGATGCGTACAGTAAATTTAAGCTGGTGGTAATTTTTGGCTGCACTTTTTTCTAATCTCTGACCTTGGGGCCAAGACATGGTTAAAtgggaactctcaccaaatactaaaactttcTGAAAGTAAGATACAAGGGCTAGTGTCTTCCTGCAGAAAGCTTACGGTCCAaccagccacagaagcagataATATGgccacgagttgttcagatgaTTTCCCATATGAGTTACTCTCTGTCCTTGTTTGGAAGTAAATACTTTAAGTCTacccataccaagtgctcctaacgcacccaaaattcatcgagacatgatctatgaactaatttAAAAAGGGGctccttttgaggctccatggttgtattgacacagtcgatacttgcgtgataactttggggtcccagtttggtttagtcaataaatcgcaacttgctaccatatgtctcacaatccttacttTGAAAAGTGCataggtatcggtcttccatGCCAACCAGCAATCAAAGTTACATATATGGGTActaaacacacccacacagataatttcaatgctttactTCTCTGGttagtgtctgcagtaaacggttgcaatgggttgtgtcatgaagtgacagctttcatcttaGAGATTGCTGATTTTGGTGGGAGTTCTCTTTAAACGTTTTTCGTTTCTGTACTATTAGTACTGAGGGAAATTTCCAGGCCACTAGACTGCATTTGAAATGATCGTTGTTATTTGAGTTTATGTTGCCAAACAATTTTAGTTTGTGGGATAACAGATAATATTGTCTGGGCTTTGcttttattgattaattgtaaatgtgacacattgtcatctgacatacatacactgCCAGAGTTATACTCTTTACAGTAAATTATTGGCGAGTGAAGCAATCCTTTCTCTTTTGTCATGTCAGTTGAAGGTCACCGTAcgtttatttatattttttatttttattttttatttatatatgcaTATTTATGTGGGTTATTGTCGTATGAATTTACGGCTGAATAGAGGGACAGATTGACATAATGGTGATGCCACATGATTATAATTTTGACTGAGTAGTGCAATGTCATGTGCTACAAACTGAAATCACAGGTTCCTCTCGAGGTGTTGACTGAATAATGAAATTTCTTGGCGAAAAGAGTGAGGTGACTCACGACTAATTAAAGATCGAGGACCGGATGAGGGTGGGGCTTGACAAAGGAATAGCAAGGAAATCTAGAAGAAGAATTAACATAGTCTGTTATCCGAGTTCCTGTGCAAATGcattgacagaaattattgctactcAATCTCGTTTGCCTAACACAATGTTACATGAATATTTAGTAGTTATAATGTATATGCATGAAATAGTTTGAAGATCCAGTAGTGTCATGTTTAAATGTATTTACTGTATGTATCCTGTTCATGGGACATTTTTGTACATTATTTTTCGACTTCAATGAATTGAAATTTTTCTGGTATTTTGGCTTTCACTTGCGGCATTTTCTGTAAACGCTTGGTTTCGTTTGTGACATTAAATCGTAACGTCTGATCACATGACTGATATGTGCAGGTCATAGATCAGTATCAAATGAGTGTAGACATGTGGGAGGAGAGAGTCATTTCGTGGTATTCAGAACACAGAGGTCTGCTGAGGTAGCCGAATGATCCACTGACCTACCATGTATTTATGTTGTAGTATATACCCCTCTTTTATTCGTTGTATTGAACAGAGATGAAGCCGAAATTGAGTACTTGAAGATCGCGCAAGACTTGGAGATGTACGGAGTGAACTATTTCCAGATAAAGGTTGGATATTGTAACGTGTGCTCTTGCTTGTCATCTCCAATTGGTTTATCTTGTTTGTTGATAGAACAAGAAGGGAACTGATTTATGGCTGGGTGTGGATGCGTTAGGATTAAACATTTACGAGAAGGACGACAGGCTGTCTCCTAAAATTTCGTTTCCCTGGAGCGAAATAAGGAATATCTCATTTCATGACAAACGGGTGAGTCACTTGTTGCTGACAGTTAGTATATAATAAATCATTTTGTATATAAAATCATTTTGTATTGACAGTTCACTATAAAGCCTATTGATAAAAAGTCTCCTGATTTTTCTTTTTTCGCTCCGCTTCTTCGAATCAACAAACTGGTTTGTTGGTTATAGATGTTTGTTGTTGGGTTATTAGTAAGTCATTGTGGCCGTGCTGTACTTCTGTAATTAGATATTACAGCTTTGTATTGGAAACCATGATTTGTTTATGCGTCGACGAAGATTGGATTCTATGGAAGTGCAGCAGATGAAAGCCCAAGCTCGTGAAGAAAAAGCAAGGAAACAGGTGCTGTAGATTGACAAAGCATTTGTTCTCTGTGTGCAGTGTTTGGTTGgtatcaaacatttgatgttGCAGttagtgtttttgttgtatttggcttgtttgtgtgttcatttaTGCATCTAGTTGTTGTCTCTTCATTCATCTACCAGTCcacttgtttgttcgtttatttgtcttcctgtctgttaGTCAGGTGTGCTGGAAAGGAACTTTATGAAAGTGTCAATGAATAATAACATATACTAGTGGGGTACACAAGGTAGTAGAGGGGTATACAAGGTAGTAGAGGGGTGCACAAGGTAGTAGAGGGGTACACAATGTAGTAGAGGGGTACACAAGGTAGTAGAGGGGTACAGAAGGTAGTAGAGGGGTACAGAAGGTAGTAGAGGGGTACACAAGGTGGTAGTGGGATAGACAAGTTAGTAGTGGTGTAGACAAGCTAGTAGTGGGGTACACAAGTTAGTAGTGGGGTACACAAGTTAGTAGTGGGGTACACAAGTTAGTAGTGGGGTACACAAGCTAGTAGTGGGGTACACAAGTGATTGATATGTGAGATGTGTGCTGTAGTTGGAAAGGAGTCGTCTTGCTAAAGAAAAAATGGCTCGTGATGAGGCTGTACGAGAGAAAATTGAGCTGCAGAAGAGACTCCAGTACTTTGAAGAAGCAGCTCAGAGAGCAAACGAAGCATTGGTATGCAAACTTGTTGCTATCACAAGCTATGTGTGATTGCAAATTGTGTAATTCATAGCTGAGATCGGAAGAGACAGCAGATTTGTTGGCAGAGAAGGTGCGGTGTGCAGAGGAGGAAGCACAGCTACTTGCTATGAAGGCACAGGAGGCCGAGTCCGAGATAGAGAGAGCAAGAATGGCTGCTTTCAGAGTATCGTTTATGTATTTTCGTATGCAATGTTTGCGCTGACCGACAGTGTGTAGAGTGAAGAAGAGAAACGGCAAATGGAATTGAAAGCCAAGCAAGCTGAGCAGATAGCTCGTAAGGTGTTCGACGATGCTCGTGACAGGTATGCAGGAAATATGTCTTGGTATTAACTCTAACCACGCATGCgttagggttacagtaatgccTCTGTCGTTCAGTGCACTGTGCACCTACACTTGTCAGTGTATTCTCTGCTCACTCTCACTCTGTTGTAATTGTAATACGTTATGCTATTGTGTAAGGGCACAAGAGGCGGAGCGTCTGCGATCTGCATTGTCACAAGCAAAAGAAGCCGAAAAGGGTGCCAAACGTCAACTGTTGGATTTAACGTCATCGCCTGGTCTGGTAAGAGCAAAGTGTTTATAAAGACATTACGGACATTTGAAATGCACATCAAGTGTAGATCTTAGAGTGTGCACACCTAAATTACGGAAATCGTaactgattgtttgtttgccaagCAATACGAATCATTCTTAGCTTAAAATTTTTTCACATTTCTTTACACCTTCAGGATGTCGTAGTTGTTTGTCACTTGAAGAACATACCGATCATACTGTCGGCACTAGAACATTTAGAGAATTGCTTTCCATACTTGTTTTAGTTGTTGGATGGTCAGGATGTTCCCGCAAGTGATGCTTTATCAGATGCAGGTAGTACAGGTGATCTGCTTGGTGAAGGAGAATTTGAAGAGCTGTCAAAGCAGATTGAAAAAGAAAGGTGGTCTCTTTGAGATCTCGTGCTGTTTGGGAGATAGAATGTCTTGTTTATGAATATCCAGGTTAGAATATCAGGCAAAGAGTAAGCATCTCAATGGTCAGCTTAGTCAGCTGAAATTCGATATGGAGGTGGGGATTGCCTCATTgcgcttgcttgtttgtaagaTGATGGTGTTTTAATGTTATATTAGAGTATGCGACTGGATACCAAGCAGACACCAGAAGACTTATTGCATGATGAAAATACTCGTAAAGGAATAACAAAGTATTCGACTTTGGAGAaggtatgtgagtgtgtgtgtgtgtgtgtgtgtgtgtgtgtgtgtgtgtgtgtgtgtgtgtgtgtgtgtgtgtgtgtgtgtgtgtgtgtcagctgCAATGAATAGTTTCATTTATGACTTTGTTTCTTGCGTATAGATTACTTCAGGTAGCACTCGAGCAAGAGTTGCATTTTTTGAAGAATTATAGATTGGCCATCTGGCACAGTATTGTTTGTGTGCCAAGACgtgatgtgcatgcatgattgTATTTCACATATGAAGTACCGGCCAAAGACATTAGATGCTACAATAAATAACTCTAGCTAGAAGATAAAAATGTTATGAAATTTAGTGATGCAATATGTATTAAAAAATGTGCCTTCTTTATCATTTCTTGActacaatacatgtattttacGCTGAGGGCGACATCGAATGTAGCACTGTctttgcgtagccagaccgctACCTCcgaaggtctggccacgcgagactactttACGGTATGTACATGCGTAACGAACCAGCAAGTTTGGCGACGGTAATGTGTTGCCGAAATGGTCCAAAATGTCTTTAAATTTTGGTGAATAATATCTACGAGTTTCGTCAACGTATGTGTCACCAGATCATGAGATATAGGTACACGGTGTGTTCCTCTGTtctgttgtctgcttgtgtccCCTGTACTAGTATATGTCATATTCATTGGCACTTTCATAACGGGATCCTTAGTTTGTAGCAAACTTGACTAGCAAGCGATGCATGTGTCTATGTGCGATCTGTGTGCTCTGGTTGGAAAAGAGACGTATTGctaaagaaaagaagaaatgGCTCGTAAAGAGACTGTGCGAAATGAATTTGAACACGAGAAGAGACTCCGGAGCTTAGTATAGACGAAGAAATTGAGAGAATACAGAAATCAGTGGTATGTAAATTGACTTGTTGCTGTCACCAGCTGAGTGTGCGTGATTGCAAAATTTGTAATTTCTAGCTGAGATTGGAAGAGAAAGGAGATTTTTGCGAGAGGAGATTCACAGTGCAAAGGAGGAAGCACAGGTACGTGCTAGGAAGGTGCATGAGACCAAGCCCAAGATAGAAAGAGCAAGAACGGCTGCTGTTAGAGTATTGGTTATGTATTTCCATGCACAACGTTTGCACTGACAGTTTGTAGAGTGAAACGGCAAATGGACTTAGAAGCCAAGCAAGCCAAGAAGGTAGCTCATAAGGTGTCTGAGGATACTCGCAACAGGTAGGCAAGAAATGacaataatagtaataataacaataacaataatatatttcactttgtaCCAATAGAAATATGTCTTGTTATCTGTAGAGCACAAGAGGCGGAGCATTTGCCATCTGCATTGTCAGAAGCAAATGAAGCTGAAAAGGGTGGCGAATGTCAAAAGTTGGATGTAATGCCATCACCTGGTCTGGTAAGAGCAAAGTTGTATATTTTGAAAACATTTTGAACATTTGAAATGCACATTGAGTGTAGATCGTAGAGTAGAGTGTGCACACCTAAATGATGGAACGTGTaactgattgtttgtttgccaagCAACATAAGTCTTTCTTACTTCAAATTTTTTCCACATTTCTTACATCTTTAGGATATCATAATTGTTTGTCACTTGAGAAATATAATCATGATGACTTTAGAGCATTTAGAGAATTGCTTTTCCTTGCTTGTTTTACTTGTTGGATGGTCAGGATGATGAAGCAAGTGATTCTTCATCAAGTGATGCTTCATCAGATTCATCGCTGATTAGTGTAAGAGAGTTTGAAGAGCTGTCAAAGCAGATGGAAAAGACAGGTACTTTCATTGAAATCTCGTTTTGTTGGGATATAGAAAATCTTGTTTATGAATATATCCAGATTAAAATATCTGACAAAGAGCAAACATCTCAAGGGTCAGCTGAGTCGGTGAATTTGCCATCGATGTGGATCTGCTCCATTGCGCATACTTGTTTTTGTAAGGTGATGATGTTTTAATGTTATATTAGAGCATGATGAAAATACTCGTAAAGGAATCTCACGGTATTCAACTTTGAAAAAgcaacttgtgtgtgtgtgtgtgtgtgtgtgtgtgtgtgtgtgtgtgtgtgtgtgtgtgtgtgtgtgtgtgtgtgtgtgtgtgtgtgtgtgtgtcagctgCAATGAGCCTTTTTTATTtatgtgactgtttgtttcttgtgtagATTACTTCAGGTAGCTTTCAAGCAAGAGTTGCACTTTTGAAGAATTATACTGTAGATTGGCCATGCACAACTGGCacagttgtattgtgtttgtttgccaaGACATGATGTGCATGCGTGATTGTATTTCACAGATGAAGTAACCGCCAAAGACATTAGATGCTACAATAAATAACTCTATCTAGAAGATAAAATGTTATGAATTTTAGTGATACAATatgtattaattttaaatgTGCCTGTACAGTAGTCACATTCACCTTGTCTGTATATGTTACgcattcagctatgagccttaaaaatgttaattaagaaacaggactttgtaaaagtcaccaGACTTGGCGAGCAGCTACTCAAAACGCATTTCAGTCTttaggaatgtgccacgcctcccgTGTTACCCAATCATAAAACAGTATTTCTATAGGTCATACGTGAAAACCACAGACAAAACGCAATCACATACGCGAAACGTTCACGAATTAGTTTTACCACAGCAGTGTAATTTACGTTTGCGATCGCGATTGCCAGTTTTTGTCGCAACAGAACTTAGCTATCTGCGAAATCAATTGCTTCGTACTGTACGTTGGACTTTTAGACGGAAACGCAAAGCCCTGTCTATACGCAGTGATGCACTGCAACTGGATCACGATAAATCCGATCCACATCAAGAGGCGGGCGCGCCTCGggttataaattaattactagtTAGAGTATTTTCAACTTTGGGACATATTTTTGACGAGTGCAGTGCGCGGGAttggggtctggctacgcaagactgcCCTCTACACATGTGGCAACTGTACACGTATCATGAGCGGCGCTAAAGAGAACATGGAATGTGAAAGAAAGCTTAGGGAAGAAGGCGAATCTGCTTGTAAGATGTGCAATTATCTATCTAACTGTATATAACTAGACTAGCCTACTCTAGGTACTAAAAAACTTCTAGTAATTATTTATCTGTTGGGAGCGTGACGTCACATTGAAAACGACAAACTCTGTCGGAGCTATTGATGTTTTCTGGAGCGTAGCTACTAACCACGAAGCTTGAAACTTCAAAACCACTCCAAACCACGCATTCTTCCGTCCATTTTGCTTGCAGAAGCACTGCCAGCACTTGGGAGCATTCCATCTATAGATGGATTAGATCATGATGCAAGCTGCAACGTGATGGCAACGTTTCTGCAAACAAAATGGACCGCAGACGGCGTGATTTGAGGTGGTTGGATTTGTAAGTCTTGTGGTTTAAGTAGCCACACTCACAAAACACCAAAAGATCTGAAAGGGTTTTTCAGATTTCTTGTGCATGTTGTGACTATTCGGAAGTTAGGATCGAAACATCTACTTTATGGGCAACAAATGTTATACATTTAGCCTGGTTGGTGACACACAATTCTCAGTTGTATGGAGGACAGTCTGACTTACCTCAAAATGATCCAAGTAGTTTGGCTAAATCAAGTGATATCAATGAAGGTAGACTGAAATTTGAGTTTTTGTATGTCTAAGTTGAAGCTGCTGCAACAAAGATCATTCCTTTTCTTTTGTGCAGAAGGAGCAGCATCATCAGCTGTGCAACCTTTGCTGCGGCTGCTAGAACCAAATGATGTATGGCCAGTGTCTCCAGAAGACTtaacaaatatttttgttCAAGAAGAATGCAAAGTTTCAGAATTAGCTGCTCTAACTTCTACACTTGTGCTTACTCAATACTACGATATCTCAAGTAAGCA encodes the following:
- the LOC134188848 gene encoding merlin-like; this translates as MPKQLDVRVTTMDAELEFSIDSKAPGKTLFDMVTKTIGLREAWFFGLYYKDVKGIDAWLRFDKKVADQDLPKENPLNLYFKVKFYPEDVSEELVQEITQHLFFLQVKQQILDMEIYCPPEASVLLASYAVQAKFGDYDESVYKPGFLAEERLLPQRVIDQYQMSVDMWEERVISWYSEHRGLLRDEAEIEYLKIAQDLEMYGVNYFQIKNKKGTDLWLGVDALGLNIYEKDDRLSPKISFPWSEIRNISFHDKRFTIKPIDKKSPDFSFFAPLLRINKLILQLCIGNHDLFMRRRRLDSMEVQQMKAQAREEKARKQLERSRLAKEKMARDEAVREKIELQKRLQYFEEAAQRANEALLRSEETADLLAEKVRCAEEEAQLLAMKAQEAESEIERARMAAFRSEEEKRQMELKAKQAEQIARKVFDDARDRAQEAERLRSALSQAKEAEKGAKRQLLDLTSSPGLLLDGQDVPASDALSDAGSTGDLLGEGEFEELSKQIEKERLEYQAKSKHLNGQLSQLKFDMESMRLDTKQTPEDLLHDENTRKGITKYSTLEKITSGSTRARVAFFEEL